One genomic window of Streptomyces sp. NBC_01276 includes the following:
- a CDS encoding GNAT family N-acetyltransferase, with protein MFAVVYRWRLHEGKEQQFMDGWRRVTAAIHARCGSYGSRLHRADDGTWVAYARWPDAESRERCAVPDPEGVAMMSGAIAERFPETRLRIVDDMLAEPAGPSVAESKGPAVMGDRWETARSWVEGWAVARGASEPVDVAWGLRIEIGRPARTVRHVLLDADAATARGLIGTVTEPGTCIKAFLPPGDMEPWFPSAWEPTDPCFLMTVDLRPSPVRPPDGYAVTVETADGATLVRVLSADGELAACGRTGLAGTACVFDQIVTEPAHRRRGLGTVVMAALTDAAVESGATVGVLGATVQGRALYEALGWTFLSPLSGFVYKPSAISPPR; from the coding sequence ATGTTCGCAGTGGTCTACCGGTGGCGGCTCCACGAGGGCAAGGAGCAGCAGTTCATGGACGGTTGGCGGCGGGTGACCGCCGCGATCCACGCCCGGTGCGGCAGTTACGGCTCGCGCCTGCACCGGGCGGACGACGGTACGTGGGTGGCCTACGCGCGATGGCCGGACGCGGAGAGCCGCGAACGGTGCGCGGTGCCCGATCCGGAGGGCGTGGCCATGATGAGCGGGGCGATCGCGGAGCGCTTCCCGGAGACCCGCCTGCGGATCGTCGACGACATGCTCGCGGAGCCGGCCGGCCCCTCGGTGGCCGAGTCCAAGGGGCCGGCGGTCATGGGCGATCGGTGGGAGACCGCACGGTCGTGGGTCGAAGGGTGGGCCGTGGCCCGAGGGGCATCCGAGCCGGTGGACGTGGCCTGGGGGCTGCGGATCGAGATCGGTCGGCCGGCCCGGACGGTCCGTCACGTCCTGCTCGACGCCGACGCCGCGACCGCCCGCGGGCTCATCGGCACGGTCACCGAGCCCGGCACGTGCATCAAGGCGTTCCTCCCACCGGGCGACATGGAACCCTGGTTCCCGTCCGCATGGGAGCCCACCGATCCCTGCTTCCTGATGACCGTCGACCTGCGCCCGTCGCCCGTGCGCCCGCCGGACGGGTACGCCGTCACCGTCGAGACCGCCGACGGTGCCACCCTGGTGCGCGTCCTGAGCGCCGACGGGGAACTCGCCGCGTGCGGCCGGACCGGTCTGGCCGGTACGGCCTGCGTCTTCGACCAGATCGTCACCGAACCGGCTCACCGGCGCCGGGGCCTCGGGACGGTGGTGATGGCCGCCCTCACCGACGCGGCCGTCGAGAGCGGAGCGACCGTGGGCGTCCTGGGCGCGACCGTCCAGGGCCGGGCGCTCTACGAAGCGCTCGGCTGGACGTTCCTCTCACCGTTGTCCGGATTCGTCTACAAGCCGTCGGCGATCTCGCCGCCGAGGTAG
- a CDS encoding DedA family protein, which produces MPLAQLAAPAPVHLAVNLLDAQSLLAAFGTAGIAVVLFAETGLLIGFFLPGDSLLFTAGLLCAGSATTTGHLSLPWVLLASAAGALAGAQTGYLLGRKAGPAFLTRAGSRKIGEGAARAAEILQRYGHAKAIVLARFLPIVRTVLNPLAGILNVPARTFALWQVLGGLLWTTGLVLAGYALGSSVPDVDRYLLPIIALIVAVSLVPVGLELRRSRRAGRAGDSA; this is translated from the coding sequence ATGCCCCTCGCACAGCTCGCCGCACCCGCGCCGGTGCACCTCGCCGTGAACCTCCTCGACGCCCAGTCCCTGCTCGCCGCGTTCGGGACGGCCGGCATCGCGGTCGTCCTGTTCGCCGAGACCGGCCTGCTGATCGGGTTCTTCCTGCCCGGCGACTCGCTGCTCTTCACGGCCGGACTGCTGTGCGCCGGCTCGGCCACCACCACCGGGCACCTCTCGCTGCCCTGGGTCCTGCTCGCCTCGGCCGCCGGCGCCCTCGCGGGCGCTCAGACCGGCTATCTGCTGGGCCGGAAGGCGGGCCCCGCCTTCCTGACCCGGGCCGGGTCCCGCAAGATCGGCGAGGGCGCCGCCCGCGCGGCCGAGATCCTCCAGCGCTACGGGCACGCGAAGGCCATCGTCCTGGCCCGGTTCCTGCCCATCGTGCGGACGGTGCTGAACCCCCTGGCCGGGATCCTGAACGTACCGGCGCGCACCTTCGCCCTCTGGCAGGTCCTGGGAGGTCTGCTGTGGACCACCGGCCTCGTCCTGGCCGGGTACGCGCTCGGCTCCTCCGTACCCGACGTGGACCGCTACCTCCTGCCGATCATCGCGCTCATCGTCGCCGTCTCCCTCGTCCCCGTCGGCCTGGAGCTGCGGCGCTCCCGCCGCGCGGGCCGCGCCGGCGACAGCGCGTGA
- a CDS encoding BlaI/MecI/CopY family transcriptional regulator: protein MVDSASERRPAGELESSVLAALWAAGQPQSAAQVRAAIPQPLARTTVATLLARLYEKGVIDRSPGGRGFLYFPLEDAHGMTARRMHRELDQDGDRSVVLARFVEGLSSDDEAELRRLLEGGGQ, encoded by the coding sequence GTGGTGGACAGCGCGAGCGAACGCCGACCGGCCGGCGAGCTGGAGTCGAGCGTTCTGGCTGCCCTGTGGGCCGCGGGCCAACCGCAGTCGGCGGCGCAGGTCAGGGCGGCGATACCGCAGCCGCTGGCCCGGACCACGGTGGCGACGCTGCTCGCCCGGCTGTACGAGAAGGGCGTCATCGACCGCAGTCCGGGCGGGCGGGGCTTCCTTTACTTCCCGTTGGAGGACGCGCACGGAATGACGGCCCGCCGGATGCACCGCGAGCTCGATCAGGACGGCGACCGCAGCGTCGTCCTGGCCCGGTTCGTCGAAGGGCTCAGCTCCGACGACGAGGCGGAGCTCAGGCGGCTGCTGGAGGGAGGCGGACAGTGA
- a CDS encoding M56 family metallopeptidase, translated as MIVLLLVPLVLPWILPPLARRAAARVRPEAALWTVTAATAALAVAVAACLGVLLLPLALAIAPLAALLHLIRPLQAGPAPVALGISALSAGIVAVTGVTVVRRGLSEVKRLRGAHGDVAHLPQVGGLCVREDSRPDAYALPGLTGPGRIVVTSGMLRSLDPREREALLAHERAHLAARHHLFLAVAQLAGWCHPALAAVVPQVRFAAERAADESAARVTGSRTLTARAVGRAALAATRGGRRPGGSVLAAGAVTGPVPARVKALLGHAPVRWVAPVLLAVALLCTTAGTSALSGAVWLHRGVEIAQGE; from the coding sequence GTGATCGTCCTCCTTCTCGTCCCCCTCGTACTGCCCTGGATCCTGCCGCCGCTCGCCCGGCGGGCGGCGGCCCGGGTGAGGCCCGAGGCGGCGCTCTGGACGGTCACCGCGGCCACCGCCGCGCTCGCCGTCGCGGTCGCGGCCTGCCTGGGCGTCCTGCTGCTGCCCCTCGCCCTGGCGATCGCGCCCCTGGCCGCCCTCCTGCACCTGATCCGGCCGCTCCAGGCCGGTCCGGCGCCCGTGGCCCTCGGCATCTCGGCGCTGTCCGCCGGGATCGTCGCGGTCACCGGCGTGACCGTGGTCCGGCGTGGGCTGTCCGAGGTGAAGCGCCTGCGCGGTGCCCACGGGGACGTCGCGCACCTCCCGCAGGTCGGAGGGCTGTGCGTACGGGAGGACTCCCGCCCGGACGCCTACGCCCTGCCGGGCCTGACGGGTCCGGGCCGGATCGTGGTCACCAGCGGCATGCTGCGTTCCCTGGACCCGCGCGAGCGCGAGGCGCTCCTGGCCCACGAACGCGCCCACCTCGCCGCGCGCCACCACCTCTTCCTCGCCGTCGCCCAGCTCGCCGGATGGTGCCACCCGGCACTGGCCGCCGTCGTGCCCCAGGTACGGTTCGCGGCCGAACGCGCCGCCGACGAGTCCGCCGCCCGGGTCACCGGCAGCCGGACGCTCACGGCGCGCGCGGTGGGGCGCGCGGCCCTGGCCGCCACCCGTGGCGGCCGGCGCCCCGGCGGATCCGTGCTCGCGGCGGGAGCGGTCACCGGGCCGGTCCCCGCCCGGGTGAAGGCCCTGCTCGGCCACGCCCCCGTCCGGTGGGTCGCCCCGGTGCTCCTGGCCGTGGCCCTGCTGTGCACGACGGCCGGGACGTCCGCCCTGTCCGGTGCCGTCTGGCTGCACCGGGGCGTGGAGATCGCCCAGGGGGAGTAG
- a CDS encoding undecaprenyl-diphosphate phosphatase, with protein MSTIGIGQAAILGIVEGVTEFLPVSSTGHLKITEGLMGIPVDDKAVVAFTAVIQVGAIAAVLVYFFKDIVRIVSAWGRGLTNREERYHHDYKFAWWVIFATIPIVVVGLAAKPLIESTLASLWVVAGSLIVGSGLMWAADQMGRHKRGEDDTGFKDAMLVGCSQILALLFPGFSRSGATMSTGLILDLERVAATRLSFFLGIPALTGAGLYELKDAVGAGVDMLPLAVGTVVSFAVAYASIAWLLKFVAKHSFNAFVVYRIVIGVLLFGLLGTGVLAA; from the coding sequence TTGAGCACCATCGGCATCGGTCAGGCAGCCATCCTCGGCATCGTCGAGGGGGTGACCGAGTTCCTGCCGGTCTCCTCCACCGGGCATCTGAAGATCACCGAGGGCCTGATGGGCATTCCGGTGGACGACAAGGCCGTCGTCGCGTTCACCGCCGTCATCCAGGTCGGGGCCATCGCCGCGGTGCTGGTGTACTTCTTCAAGGACATCGTGCGGATCGTGAGCGCGTGGGGGCGCGGCCTGACCAACCGGGAGGAGCGCTACCACCACGACTACAAGTTCGCCTGGTGGGTCATCTTCGCCACCATCCCGATCGTGGTCGTGGGCCTGGCGGCCAAACCGCTCATCGAGAGCACCCTGGCCTCCCTGTGGGTGGTGGCCGGCTCCCTGATCGTGGGCAGCGGCCTGATGTGGGCGGCCGACCAGATGGGCCGGCACAAGCGCGGCGAGGACGACACCGGCTTCAAGGACGCCATGCTGGTGGGCTGCTCCCAGATCCTCGCCCTGCTCTTCCCCGGCTTCTCCCGCTCCGGCGCCACCATGTCGACCGGCCTCATCCTCGACCTCGAACGCGTCGCCGCGACCCGCCTCTCCTTCTTCCTCGGCATCCCCGCCCTGACCGGCGCGGGCCTGTACGAGCTCAAGGACGCCGTCGGCGCCGGCGTCGACATGCTCCCGCTGGCCGTCGGGACCGTGGTGTCCTTCGCCGTCGCCTACGCCTCGATCGCCTGGCTGCTCAAGTTCGTCGCCAAGCACTCCTTCAACGCCTTCGTCGTCTACCGGATCGTCATCGGCGTCCTGCTCTTCGGCCTCCTGGGCACCGGCGTCCTGGCCGCCTGA
- a CDS encoding BlaI/MecI/CopY family transcriptional regulator: protein MDGHEHAGPAHEGDRRLANGKREAEVLAVLRSAPGPLTPRQVLEDMGGDLAYSTVVTILTRLYDKHVLTRRAHGRAYAYAPATDEPGFAARRMHQAMEEVPDRERVLTRFVDDLSSGDEALLRRLLGGDLDADR from the coding sequence TTGGACGGGCACGAACACGCCGGACCCGCGCACGAGGGGGACCGCCGCCTGGCCAACGGCAAACGCGAGGCCGAGGTTCTGGCCGTACTCCGGTCGGCCCCCGGTCCGCTCACGCCCCGTCAGGTGCTGGAGGACATGGGCGGTGACCTGGCGTACAGCACGGTCGTGACGATCCTGACCCGCCTGTACGACAAGCACGTGCTCACCCGGCGGGCGCACGGCCGCGCCTACGCCTACGCCCCCGCCACGGACGAACCGGGATTCGCCGCCCGCAGGATGCACCAGGCCATGGAAGAGGTGCCCGACCGCGAGCGGGTGCTCACGCGCTTCGTCGACGACCTCTCCAGCGGGGACGAGGCCTTGCTGCGCCGCCTGCTGGGCGGCGACCTCGACGCGGACCGGTAG
- a CDS encoding M56 family metallopeptidase, whose product MHLAVYLPLLLPLLAAPGARWLDDRLHPRPAALLLAGGALVLAAGSTTVLGLLALAGLVRVPAVARLAELSPAVLQRDDPASVSVAVVAALLLPVVVVAGSRFVYRRVRAVCEAVLEAACFPGQDPLVVLEEPAADAFAMPGLPGRIVVSTGMLASLDAAEREVLLAHERAHLRGHHYLYTAAVQLAVTLNPLLRPLAERVAYTLERWADEAAAEATGDRRRVAVTVGKAALAAKNSGGRRRLPAAALGLLGRSPRRGTPGPVPRRVAALLAPPPKGGGWRGAAATACVAAAALCTADAVQDLHEVVRRAAGG is encoded by the coding sequence GTGCACCTCGCCGTCTACCTCCCCCTGCTCCTCCCGCTGCTCGCCGCCCCCGGGGCCCGGTGGCTGGACGACCGCCTGCACCCGCGTCCGGCCGCGCTGCTCCTGGCCGGGGGCGCGTTGGTGCTCGCCGCGGGCAGTACCACCGTGCTCGGGCTCCTGGCCCTGGCGGGCCTGGTCCGCGTCCCGGCCGTCGCCCGACTGGCCGAGCTGTCACCGGCCGTGCTCCAGCGCGACGACCCCGCCTCGGTCTCCGTCGCCGTCGTCGCCGCGCTGCTCCTCCCGGTCGTCGTGGTGGCCGGTTCCCGTTTCGTGTACCGGCGGGTGCGGGCGGTGTGCGAGGCCGTCCTGGAGGCGGCCTGTTTTCCGGGGCAGGACCCGCTCGTCGTCCTGGAGGAACCGGCCGCGGACGCGTTCGCGATGCCGGGGCTGCCCGGCCGGATCGTCGTGTCCACGGGCATGCTGGCGTCCCTCGACGCCGCCGAGCGTGAGGTCCTCCTCGCCCACGAGCGCGCCCACCTGCGCGGCCACCACTACCTGTACACCGCGGCCGTCCAACTGGCCGTCACCCTCAACCCGTTGCTGCGACCGCTCGCGGAACGGGTCGCGTACACGCTGGAACGCTGGGCCGACGAGGCCGCCGCCGAGGCGACCGGGGACCGGCGCCGGGTCGCCGTCACCGTGGGGAAGGCCGCGCTGGCGGCCAAGAACTCGGGCGGTCGGCGCCGACTGCCCGCGGCGGCCCTGGGGCTGCTCGGCCGCTCCCCGCGGCGCGGGACGCCGGGGCCCGTCCCCCGGCGCGTGGCCGCACTGCTCGCACCCCCGCCGAAGGGCGGCGGCTGGCGCGGGGCCGCGGCCACCGCCTGCGTCGCGGCCGCCGCTCTGTGCACCGCCGATGCCGTACAGGACCTCCACGAGGTGGTCAGGAGGGCCGCGGGAGGGTGA
- a CDS encoding AAA family ATPase yields MSTSPGTEHATVRPTGRGGGTGGDDGPSRRPAGFLAPRGIVDLRGRNGRDVTLSYPSDAAVVVAGLPGSGKSTLLRAWSSAARVVDPRTTRTSYEARLPGWLPYAVYRPWARLGHLRRLRSEIRGGGPLLVHDCGSRPWMRRWLARTALRAGRPLHMVVLDVGRREALLGQHARRRVTSRRVFAVHQRGLSRLLARVERDGLPAASGLGSMVLFDRGLRDRVTEVRFGGGRT; encoded by the coding sequence GTGAGCACCTCCCCCGGCACCGAGCACGCGACGGTACGGCCCACGGGCCGCGGCGGTGGAACGGGCGGGGACGACGGCCCTTCCCGGAGGCCCGCCGGATTCCTGGCTCCGCGGGGGATCGTCGATCTGCGGGGCCGCAACGGCCGGGACGTCACGCTGTCCTACCCGTCCGACGCGGCGGTCGTCGTCGCCGGGCTCCCCGGCAGCGGGAAGAGCACCCTGCTGCGCGCCTGGTCCTCGGCCGCCCGCGTCGTCGATCCCCGTACCACCCGCACCTCCTACGAGGCGCGGCTGCCCGGCTGGCTCCCGTACGCGGTGTACCGGCCGTGGGCGCGGCTGGGTCACCTGCGCCGTCTGCGTTCGGAGATACGGGGCGGCGGGCCCCTCCTCGTCCACGACTGCGGCAGCAGGCCCTGGATGCGTCGATGGCTGGCCCGTACGGCCCTGCGGGCCGGGCGTCCCCTGCACATGGTGGTGCTCGACGTCGGGCGCCGGGAGGCGCTGCTCGGCCAGCACGCCCGTCGGCGCGTGACCTCGCGCAGGGTCTTCGCAGTCCATCAGCGGGGACTTTCGAGGCTGCTGGCGCGCGTCGAGCGCGACGGCCTGCCAGCGGCCTCCGGCCTGGGCTCCATGGTGCTGTTCGACCGCGGACTGAGGGACCGCGTCACCGAGGTGCGGTTCGGCGGCGGCCGGACCTGA